One genomic segment of Panicum virgatum strain AP13 chromosome 2N, P.virgatum_v5, whole genome shotgun sequence includes these proteins:
- the LOC120660811 gene encoding phospholipid:diacylglycerol acyltransferase 1-like yields the protein MSLLRRRKQPQREQPPPPSDGNGSDHDDDDKGKRPSSSAPASKEATRRTKARWSCVDSCCWLVGCVCSAWWLLLFLYNAMPASFPQYVTEAITGPLPDPPGVKLHKEGLRVKHPVVFVPGIVTGGLELWEGHHCAEGLFRKRLWGGTFGDVYKRPLCWVEHMSLDNETGLDKPGIRVRPVTGLVAADYFVPGYFVWAVLIANLARIGYEEKTMYMAAYDWRLSFQNTEVRDQTLSRIKSNIELMVATNGGNRVVVIPHSMGVLYFLHFMKWVEAPPPMGGGGGPNWCEKHIKAVLNIGGPFLGVPKAVAGLFSSEAKDVAVARAIAPDVLDSDFLGLQTLRHLMRMTRTWDSTMSMIPKGGDTIWGGLDWSPEDGFECKAKKQKGNDTEVSDGINGESVEVPPEPINYGRLVSFGKDVAEAPSSKIERIEFRDAVKGNNIAHSNTSCRDIWTEYHELGWGGIKAVADYKAYTANSIIDLHFVAPRMMQRGSVHFSYGIADNLDDPKYQHYKYWSNPLETKLPNAPDMEIFSMYGVGIPTERAYVYKLAPQAECYIPFRIDTTAEGGDENSCLKGGVYLADGDETVPVLSAGYMCAKGWRGKTRFNPAGSKTYVREYNHSPPSNLLEGRGTQSGAHVDIMGNFALIEDIIRIAAGATGEEIGGDQVYSDIFKWSEKIKLKL from the exons atgtcgctcctgcggcggcggaagcAGCCGCAGCgggagcagccgccgccgccctcggatggcaacgggtccgaccacgacgacgacgacaagggGAAGAggccgtcctcctccgcgccggcgtCCAAGGAGGCGACCAGGCGGACCAAGGCCAGGTGGTCGTGCGTGGACAGCTGCTGCTGGCTGGTCGGGTGCGTGTGCTCCGCCTGGTGGCTCCTGCTCTTCCTCTACAACGCGATGCCGGCGTCGTTCCCGCAGTACGTCACGGAGGCCATCACGGGCCCGCTCCCGGACCCGCCAGGGGTCAAGCTGCACAAGGAGGGGCTCCGCGTCAAGCACCCCGTCGTCTTCGTCCCCGGCATCGTCACCGGCGGGCTCGAGCTCTGGGAGGGCCACCACTGCGCCGAGGGGCTCTTCCGCAAGCGGCTATGGGGCGGCACATTTGGCGACGTATACAAGAG ACCTTTATGCTGGGTTGAACATATGTCATTGGACAATGAAACTGGATTAGACAAGCCAGGAATAAGGGTTAGGCCGGTCACAGGTCTTGTTGCAGCAGACTATTTTGTACCTGGATATTTTGTTTGGGCTGTGTTAATTGCCAACTTAGCTCGTATTGGATATGAAGAAAAGACCATGTATATGGCTGCATATGATTGGAGGTTATCTTTCCAGAACACCGAG GTTCGTGATCAAACTTTGAGCAGAATAAAGAGTAACATTGAACTCATGGTAGCGACAAATGGTGGAAATAGAGTTGTGGTGATCCCACACTCTATGGGGGTCCTCTATTTTCTGCATTTTATGAAGTGGGTCGAGGCACCTCCTCCCATGGGAGGTGGCGGTGGTCCAAACTGGTGTGAAAAGCATATTAAAGCTGTACTGAATATTGGTGGACCTTTCTTGGGAGTTCCCAAGGCTGTTGCTGGGCTTTTCTCATCTGAAGCCAAAGATGTTGCTGTTGCCAG AGCTATTGCACCTGATGTTCTGGACTCTgactttcttggacttcagacTTTACGCCATTTGATGCGTATGACCCGTACATGGGATTCAACAATGTCAATGATTCCTAAAGGTGGTGATACAATTTGGGGAGGTCTGGATTGGTCTCCAGAAGACGGGTTTGAATGCAAAGCTAAGAAGCAAAAAGGCAACGACACTGAGGTTTCTGATGGCATTAATGGGGAAAGTGTTGAAGTTCCACCGGAGCCTATTAACTATGGAAGATTGGTATCTTTTGGTAAAGATGTAGCAGAAGCTCCTTCTTCTAAGATCGAGCGGATTGAGTTTCGT GATGCTGTTAAAGGCAATAATATTGCCCATTCAAATACATCATGCCGGGATATCTGGACAGAGTATCACGAACTAGGGTGGGGAGGAATAAAAGCAGTTGCAGATTACAAAGCTTACACAGCTAATTCCATTATAGACCTTCACTTTGTTGCTCCAAGGATGATGCAGCGTGGAAGTGTTCATTTTTCATATGGAATAGCTGATAACTTGGATGACCCAAAGTATCAACATTATAAATATTGGTCGAATCCATTGGAAACAAA GTTGCCGAATGCACCTGACATGGAAATATTTTCAATGTATGGAGTAGGCATTCCTACTGAAAGAGCTTATGTATATAAGTTGGCCCCACAAGCTGAGTGTTATATACCTTTTCGGATTGACACCACGGCTGAGGGTGGGGATGAAAATAGCTGCTTGAAAGGGGGTGTTTACTTAGCTGACGGTGATGAAACTGTTCCAGTTCTTAGTGCTGGCTACATGTGTGCAAAAGGATGGCGTGGAAAAACTCGGTTTAATCCTGCTGGCAGCAAGACCTACGTAAGAGAATACAATCATTCTCCACCCTCAAATCTCCTGGAAGGCAGGGGCACTCAGAGCGGTGCCCATGTTGATATCATGGGGAACTTCGCTTTGATTGAGGACATCATCAGGATTGCTGCTGGGGCAACCGGTGAGGAAATCGGTGGCGATCAGGTTTATTCTGATATATTCAAATGGTCAGAGAAAATCAAATTGAAATTGTAG